The Pseudodesulfovibrio sp. zrk46 genome contains a region encoding:
- a CDS encoding HD domain-containing protein: MSSKETPEILEEQFRSPLPAPMPVVVDPSWDVPDDARCAVYWEQFAMLDHIAAHSRKVAQVATFLAQKAEEIGMNVDVPTVRASALLHDIAKTYCIRHGGNHSQLGGGWVAELTNNPAIASGVTHHVFWPFEMDVANYFMPMAVIYADKRVRHDTIVTIESRFDDLIERYGVNDYIRSRIEITKAQGLRLEQMMSDTIGVDLNECDFDSGRLV, encoded by the coding sequence ATGAGCAGCAAAGAAACACCTGAAATTCTTGAAGAGCAATTTCGCTCCCCATTACCAGCACCAATGCCGGTCGTTGTCGACCCGTCTTGGGACGTTCCAGATGATGCTCGGTGTGCAGTATACTGGGAACAGTTCGCCATGCTGGACCACATCGCAGCCCACAGTCGAAAAGTGGCACAAGTAGCGACTTTCCTGGCACAAAAGGCCGAAGAAATCGGCATGAATGTAGACGTGCCTACAGTACGCGCATCGGCACTGCTTCACGACATTGCCAAGACCTACTGCATTCGCCACGGCGGCAATCATAGCCAGCTGGGCGGCGGATGGGTGGCTGAACTCACTAACAATCCTGCCATTGCCAGCGGTGTTACCCACCATGTTTTCTGGCCTTTCGAGATGGACGTCGCCAATTATTTCATGCCCATGGCCGTTATTTATGCGGACAAGCGTGTGCGCCACGACACCATCGTCACCATCGAATCCCGTTTCGATGACCTTATTGAACGCTACGGCGTTAACGACTACATCCGCTCTCGCATCGAGATCACCAAGGCACAGGGCCTGAGGCTCGAGCAAATGATGAGCGACACCATAGGGGTAGACCTGAATGAATGTGATTTTGATAGCGGGCGGCTGGTCTGA
- a CDS encoding D-alanine--D-alanine ligase has product MNVILIAGGWSDEREVSLSGAKKIREALIELGHDVTFFDPADDFKNLLSIAKKADFAFINLHGTPGEDGLIQAVLDKADCPYQGAGAAASYLALNKAASKEVFEDKGIKTPKWQLVTPVQGRETALELELPVFVKPNKGGSSLGMSLVKKAEDFPAALDKVFAMCQSALVEEFIPGVELTCGILDGAPLPLVMITPKADSDFFDYENKYAADGAEEICPAPVDDSVTTSIQAQMIVAHDALGLTGYSRGDFIMTESGDTYLLEVNTLPGMTPTSLLPRAAKAIGLSFSDLIAKLIEVGMKERKN; this is encoded by the coding sequence ATGAATGTGATTTTGATAGCGGGCGGCTGGTCTGACGAACGCGAGGTTTCTCTCTCCGGAGCCAAGAAAATCCGAGAGGCCCTCATTGAGCTGGGCCACGACGTCACTTTTTTCGACCCCGCCGATGATTTCAAGAACCTCCTGTCCATCGCCAAGAAAGCTGACTTTGCCTTCATCAACTTACACGGAACGCCCGGCGAGGACGGCCTGATTCAGGCTGTGCTCGACAAGGCAGACTGTCCCTATCAGGGTGCTGGAGCCGCTGCCTCCTATCTGGCCCTGAACAAGGCAGCATCCAAAGAAGTCTTTGAAGACAAGGGGATCAAGACACCCAAATGGCAGCTTGTGACACCTGTTCAGGGGCGTGAAACAGCGCTGGAACTGGAACTCCCGGTTTTTGTCAAGCCCAACAAAGGCGGTTCCAGTCTGGGTATGTCGCTGGTGAAAAAAGCCGAAGACTTTCCTGCTGCACTGGATAAGGTGTTCGCCATGTGCCAATCCGCACTCGTGGAAGAGTTTATCCCCGGCGTGGAGTTAACCTGTGGCATCCTCGATGGCGCCCCGCTTCCGCTGGTAATGATCACTCCCAAAGCCGACTCCGACTTTTTCGATTACGAAAACAAATACGCTGCAGATGGCGCCGAAGAGATTTGCCCTGCTCCTGTGGACGACTCTGTCACCACTTCCATTCAGGCGCAGATGATCGTTGCTCACGACGCGCTGGGCCTGACCGGATACAGTCGTGGCGATTTCATCATGACAGAGTCCGGCGACACCTATCTGCTTGAAGTCAACACGCTGCCCGGCATGACGCCCACCAGTCTGCTGCCTCGTGCAGCCAAGGCAATCGGCTTATCCTTCTCCGACCTGATCGCCAAACTTATTGAAGTAGGTATGAAAGAGAGGAAAAACTAA
- a CDS encoding glycosyltransferase N-terminal domain-containing protein, which yields MSQFAIKSALAVYSVAWKAALPLLKLNHRLKEGWEQRTLADGMPAQAHLWIQAASGGEAYLAWEVLKNLKLQFDQTLRVLVTTNTRQGYDTLCRAAKEINESRQGIAVQPWYFPFDSPAIMQRMVAYVRPTAALILETEIWPGFLNACKKQGVRVLLANGRMTTKSLGGYLSWPELFRTLGPEKVMAVSKTDGRRFGTLFGRDRVWVMPNIKFDRMAGAGPMARKDNPLKDLIPTRSDFVVFGSVRKQETTPVKKIARALVRYRTKAIIGVFPRHMHHVPIWGKALDSAGLTWTLRSEMTGPAKPGTAILWDTFGELVPAYGLAKAAFVGGSLAPLGGQNFLEPLTCGVTPVTGPHWTNFAWVGRDIIDEGIAHEGEDAEHVLNLLIDILDNTKPRKEVVKEAKAYIRDRQGGAKAVSKQVAEFLNKV from the coding sequence ATGAGCCAGTTTGCCATCAAATCGGCTCTGGCCGTCTACAGTGTGGCATGGAAGGCCGCTCTCCCTCTCCTCAAACTCAATCATCGCTTAAAGGAAGGCTGGGAACAACGCACTCTCGCCGACGGCATGCCCGCACAGGCTCATCTGTGGATACAGGCAGCCAGTGGTGGCGAGGCCTATCTTGCCTGGGAAGTACTCAAGAATCTCAAGCTTCAGTTTGACCAAACCCTGCGTGTACTGGTCACTACCAACACCCGACAGGGCTATGACACCCTGTGCCGCGCCGCCAAAGAGATTAACGAAAGCCGTCAGGGCATTGCAGTGCAGCCATGGTATTTTCCGTTTGACTCTCCTGCCATCATGCAACGCATGGTCGCCTATGTGCGCCCCACCGCTGCCCTGATTCTGGAGACGGAAATCTGGCCCGGCTTCTTGAACGCCTGTAAGAAGCAAGGCGTGCGAGTTCTGCTTGCCAACGGACGCATGACCACCAAAAGTCTTGGTGGGTATCTTTCCTGGCCAGAACTGTTTCGGACACTCGGTCCTGAAAAAGTCATGGCCGTGTCCAAGACCGACGGTCGCCGTTTTGGAACCCTGTTTGGCCGTGACCGTGTTTGGGTCATGCCCAACATCAAGTTCGACCGCATGGCAGGAGCTGGCCCCATGGCCCGCAAGGACAACCCTCTCAAGGATCTGATCCCGACGCGCTCCGATTTTGTAGTCTTCGGCTCAGTTCGCAAGCAGGAAACCACACCGGTCAAGAAAATCGCCCGGGCTTTGGTCAGATACCGTACCAAGGCCATCATTGGTGTTTTCCCCCGGCACATGCATCACGTCCCTATATGGGGCAAAGCACTGGACTCTGCGGGCCTCACATGGACCCTTCGTTCAGAGATGACTGGTCCGGCAAAACCCGGCACCGCTATTTTGTGGGACACTTTCGGCGAATTAGTTCCGGCCTACGGATTGGCCAAAGCAGCCTTCGTAGGAGGCTCGCTGGCACCGTTGGGCGGACAGAACTTTCTGGAGCCGCTCACCTGCGGGGTCACCCCTGTTACCGGCCCACATTGGACTAATTTCGCTTGGGTTGGCAGGGACATAATTGATGAAGGCATTGCCCATGAGGGCGAAGATGCCGAGCACGTGCTCAATCTTCTGATCGACATCCTGGACAACACCAAGCCACGCAAGGAAGTAGTCAAGGAAGCCAAGGCGTATATCAGGGACCGTCAGGGCGGCGCGAAAGCCGTGTCTAAACAGGTTGCCGAATTCCTCAATAAAGTTTAA
- the kdsB gene encoding 3-deoxy-manno-octulosonate cytidylyltransferase, whose amino-acid sequence MSKFPECHGIIPARYESSRFPGKPLAEIMGKPMFWHVYDRAKKCPQMSSVTLATDDQRIFDAAQAHGVPVVMTASDHQSGTDRVLEAARKLDIDSDAVVVNIQGDEPCLEPDMLTDLLTPFENCRVHVATLATAIGYEDAQSPDRVKVVRAKNGRALYFSRSLVPFDRDEKVHGFLLHIGLYAFRMEALMRFGELDPSPLEQREKLEQLRLLEDGIDIYVTETRHTCHGVDRPEDLEKAKTILERE is encoded by the coding sequence ATGAGCAAATTCCCCGAGTGTCATGGAATCATTCCCGCGAGATACGAATCCTCGCGTTTTCCGGGCAAGCCCCTGGCTGAAATCATGGGCAAGCCCATGTTCTGGCACGTCTACGACCGGGCAAAAAAATGTCCGCAAATGTCCAGTGTTACACTGGCTACAGACGACCAGCGCATCTTCGACGCTGCCCAAGCGCACGGCGTGCCGGTGGTCATGACCGCCAGCGATCACCAGAGCGGTACAGACCGTGTTCTGGAGGCCGCACGCAAGCTCGACATTGACTCGGACGCAGTCGTGGTTAACATCCAAGGTGATGAACCATGCCTGGAACCGGACATGCTCACCGACCTGCTGACGCCGTTTGAAAACTGCAGGGTCCATGTGGCCACACTGGCAACGGCCATAGGATATGAGGACGCCCAGTCACCGGATCGCGTTAAAGTGGTTCGAGCAAAGAACGGACGAGCCCTCTACTTCTCTCGCTCGTTGGTTCCCTTTGACCGCGACGAGAAGGTCCACGGATTCCTGCTGCACATAGGGCTTTACGCATTCCGCATGGAAGCGCTCATGCGATTCGGCGAGCTCGATCCCAGCCCACTCGAACAACGAGAAAAGCTGGAGCAACTTCGTCTGCTTGAAGACGGTATTGATATTTACGTGACTGAAACGAGGCACACCTGTCACGGCGTAGACAGGCCTGAAGACCTCGAAAAAGCGAAGACCATTTTGGAGAGAGAGTGA
- the carA gene encoding glutamine-hydrolyzing carbamoyl-phosphate synthase small subunit has product MKAILALEDGTIFKGKSFTGNGEASGEVIFNTGMTGYQEILTDPSYTGQMVTMTYPLIGNYGVNPEDVESHKVQVGGFIVKECCKNPSNWRSTIPLPEYLTEIGVMGIEGIDTRALTRHLRIHGAQRGYMATGDVDPAELVKKAQSIENMEGLNLADRVSCEKPYIWNGKDREFIDDLKNFSWKGTGPKLAVYDFGIKWNILRLMAAEGFDMLVVPSHFTAAQIRELGPDAIFLSNGPGDPAAVTTAVEATKDLYEDFPIAGICLGHQILGLAMGGKTFKLKFGHHGCNHPVMDLGTEKIEISSQNHGFCVDIEGLNFLEPTHINLNDKTLEGFRHKEKPLLAIQHHPEAGPGPHDSQYFFARFREMVKEATGK; this is encoded by the coding sequence ATGAAAGCTATCCTGGCCCTTGAAGACGGCACCATATTCAAAGGCAAAAGCTTCACCGGCAACGGCGAAGCGAGCGGCGAGGTTATCTTCAACACCGGCATGACCGGTTATCAGGAGATCCTCACCGACCCGTCCTACACCGGGCAGATGGTCACAATGACCTACCCCCTCATCGGAAACTACGGCGTGAACCCTGAGGACGTAGAGTCTCACAAAGTTCAGGTTGGAGGTTTCATCGTTAAGGAATGCTGCAAGAACCCCAGCAACTGGCGCTCTACCATTCCGCTGCCTGAATACCTGACCGAGATCGGCGTCATGGGCATCGAAGGCATCGACACCCGTGCCCTGACTCGCCATCTGCGCATCCACGGCGCACAGCGCGGTTACATGGCTACCGGTGATGTAGATCCTGCCGAACTGGTGAAGAAGGCCCAATCCATCGAGAACATGGAAGGCCTCAACCTTGCCGACCGTGTTTCCTGCGAGAAGCCTTACATATGGAATGGCAAGGATCGCGAGTTCATCGACGATCTCAAGAATTTTTCCTGGAAAGGCACTGGCCCGAAACTGGCCGTGTACGACTTCGGTATCAAGTGGAACATCCTGCGCCTCATGGCGGCCGAAGGATTTGACATGCTCGTCGTGCCTTCCCACTTCACCGCTGCTCAGATACGCGAGCTCGGACCCGATGCAATTTTCCTCTCCAATGGTCCCGGCGACCCGGCAGCTGTCACTACTGCCGTAGAAGCTACCAAGGATCTGTACGAGGACTTCCCCATCGCAGGCATCTGCCTCGGCCACCAGATTCTTGGCTTGGCAATGGGCGGCAAAACCTTCAAGCTGAAGTTTGGCCACCACGGCTGCAACCACCCTGTCATGGACCTCGGCACTGAAAAGATCGAGATATCTTCCCAGAACCACGGTTTTTGTGTAGATATCGAGGGGTTGAATTTTCTCGAACCCACGCATATTAATTTAAATGACAAAACCTTGGAAGGTTTTCGCCACAAAGAAAAACCGCTGCTGGCCATCCAGCACCATCCCGAGGCCGGCCCCGGCCCTCACGACAGCCAGTACTTTTTTGCACGCTTCCGTGAGATGGTGAAAGAGGCCACCGGCAAATAA
- a CDS encoding tetratricopeptide repeat protein translates to MSNQLISSRKKLNTVTTMLKKGKYMAAVQAIHDGLILFLKNPVMKGERDEFEELIFKVTQSLNNDKKIREVYPLIISYTPGEERALLDAMRELLQELQKALNQSVQNDAQALIARKQEELDKGQEHLDNQNWDEAKDVFDQLVKDFGGDTDLKADIADRYLNAGRYKEAFHMLDDALKDDPNAIHLYNRIGMVLRKMQDFDTAEKYYLKALTLTSEDEYLHYNVGRLYYDWKKWAKMAQSAQNALNINPDFNEAAKMLKFAQKKMA, encoded by the coding sequence ATGTCCAATCAGCTGATAAGTTCACGTAAGAAACTCAATACCGTCACGACAATGCTCAAGAAGGGCAAGTACATGGCCGCCGTACAGGCAATCCATGACGGGTTAATTCTTTTCTTGAAAAACCCGGTTATGAAGGGAGAGAGAGACGAGTTTGAAGAGCTGATTTTCAAGGTTACTCAGAGTCTCAACAACGACAAGAAGATTCGCGAAGTATACCCGCTCATCATCAGCTACACCCCGGGCGAAGAACGGGCACTGCTTGATGCAATGCGGGAACTCCTGCAGGAACTGCAAAAGGCTCTTAACCAGTCTGTACAGAATGATGCACAGGCTTTGATAGCCCGTAAGCAGGAAGAGCTGGACAAGGGTCAGGAACACCTCGACAACCAGAATTGGGATGAAGCCAAGGACGTTTTCGACCAATTGGTCAAAGACTTTGGCGGCGACACCGATCTCAAAGCGGACATTGCGGACCGCTACCTCAATGCAGGACGTTACAAAGAAGCATTCCATATGCTTGACGACGCCCTCAAGGATGATCCCAACGCCATCCATCTGTACAACCGTATCGGCATGGTTCTGCGCAAGATGCAGGACTTTGACACTGCCGAGAAGTACTACCTCAAGGCGTTAACCCTGACCTCAGAAGACGAGTATCTCCACTACAATGTTGGGCGACTGTACTATGACTGGAAAAAATGGGCCAAGATGGCTCAGTCTGCGCAGAATGCTCTGAACATCAACCCCGACTTCAACGAAGCGGCCAAGATGCTCAAATTCGCCCAAAAGAAAATGGCGTAA
- the gmhB gene encoding D-glycero-beta-D-manno-heptose 1,7-bisphosphate 7-phosphatase, producing MADKYILLDRDGTIIYDKHYLHDPDGVELLPGAVDGLKRMQELGYRLLVLTNQSGVGRGYYDDASVNACNGRMEELLAPHGITFDGIYYCPHTPEDECDCRKPATGLMNQAAAEHGFEPADAVMIGDKEADMGVGKNSGSITILVRTGKGAKHEERCKDIADHVTDDLRGAAEIIANL from the coding sequence ATGGCGGACAAGTATATTTTGCTCGATCGGGACGGCACCATCATTTACGACAAGCACTATTTGCATGATCCTGATGGTGTTGAATTGCTGCCTGGGGCCGTGGATGGCCTCAAGCGTATGCAGGAGCTTGGCTACCGATTGTTGGTTCTCACCAATCAGAGCGGTGTGGGGCGCGGTTATTACGACGATGCTTCGGTCAACGCCTGCAACGGCCGGATGGAAGAACTGTTGGCTCCCCACGGCATTACTTTTGATGGCATTTATTATTGCCCTCATACCCCTGAGGATGAATGTGATTGTCGGAAGCCTGCGACCGGACTCATGAATCAGGCTGCAGCTGAGCACGGGTTTGAGCCTGCTGATGCTGTGATGATCGGGGACAAGGAAGCAGACATGGGCGTTGGTAAGAATTCAGGTAGCATCACGATACTGGTTCGGACAGGTAAAGGTGCCAAGCATGAAGAACGATGCAAGGATATCGCCGACCATGTGACTGATGACTTGCGAGGGGCTGCCGAGATCATTGCCAACTTGTAG
- the pdxA gene encoding 4-hydroxythreonine-4-phosphate dehydrogenase PdxA yields MSLKTLCMTLGDPCGLGPELVVRHFADETPRANERLIIIGPEVALKRELNRYGVPQFHEKLDSLDELQGKGAGIYLFEPPELSRLGFPPGKAVVEGGLAAGASLDDAVSLLNSGVADGLVTCPLNKAMLQKAGYKFPGHTEFLAEKLGVGADKVCMHLCGHDPHNHESPKLRVSLVTTHPRLKDVPGLVTRQRILHCLRLTADFVRAMKLDGEIAVCGLNPHAGESGRIGDEEIKTISPAIEAAKEEGLKVAGPIPADTLFHFAAKGDYPAVLAMYHDQGLGPLKLLHFSEAVNVTLGLPCPRTSPDHGTGYDLVGTGRASIKSFQAALDMARRLVEAR; encoded by the coding sequence ATGTCCCTGAAAACCCTTTGTATGACCCTTGGCGATCCGTGCGGGTTGGGCCCAGAACTTGTGGTGCGTCATTTTGCCGATGAAACACCTCGTGCCAATGAGCGGTTGATAATCATCGGGCCTGAGGTGGCCTTGAAGCGCGAGTTGAATCGTTACGGCGTGCCTCAGTTCCATGAAAAACTTGATTCACTCGATGAATTACAGGGCAAAGGCGCTGGTATCTATCTTTTCGAACCTCCGGAATTGTCGAGACTAGGCTTTCCTCCGGGCAAAGCCGTTGTTGAAGGCGGGTTGGCCGCCGGAGCAAGTCTGGATGATGCCGTATCGCTGCTGAACAGTGGTGTGGCTGACGGTCTCGTTACTTGTCCGCTGAATAAGGCCATGCTTCAGAAGGCTGGCTATAAGTTCCCGGGACATACTGAATTCTTGGCTGAGAAATTGGGCGTAGGGGCAGACAAGGTGTGCATGCATCTGTGTGGTCACGATCCTCACAACCACGAATCGCCCAAACTGCGTGTGAGCTTGGTAACGACGCACCCCCGTCTCAAGGATGTTCCCGGATTGGTGACTCGTCAGCGTATCTTGCACTGTTTGCGGCTGACCGCTGATTTCGTGCGTGCCATGAAGCTGGACGGGGAGATCGCAGTCTGTGGATTGAACCCGCATGCTGGAGAGTCTGGCCGCATTGGTGATGAGGAGATCAAGACTATCTCCCCAGCCATTGAAGCAGCCAAAGAAGAAGGGCTGAAGGTCGCCGGACCCATTCCAGCGGATACATTGTTCCACTTCGCAGCCAAAGGCGATTATCCGGCAGTGTTGGCTATGTACCATGATCAAGGTCTCGGCCCCCTCAAGCTACTGCATTTCAGCGAGGCTGTGAATGTGACTCTTGGTCTGCCGTGTCCTCGCACATCGCCTGATCACGGCACCGGATATGATCTGGTGGGCACCGGCAGGGCGTCCATCAAGAGTTTTCAGGCTGCGCTGGATATGGCTCGTCGACTGGTGGAGGCGCGATAG
- a CDS encoding NUDIX hydrolase yields the protein MEVKEPCPHCGGEIVRYHNPTPTVDVVILVPDGTPEGDGVVLIERLNPPYGWALPGGFVDAGETCEHAAVREMKEETGLDVVLTGLLNVYSDPKRDPRQHTMSVVYTGVPRDIAKLQAGDDAGKVKVFPLNEWPELAFDHGDILNDFMMTYGRLNAK from the coding sequence GTGGAAGTCAAGGAACCATGCCCTCATTGCGGCGGCGAGATAGTAAGATACCACAACCCCACACCGACGGTAGACGTCGTGATTCTCGTCCCTGACGGAACTCCGGAGGGTGATGGAGTGGTGCTGATTGAGCGACTGAATCCGCCGTATGGCTGGGCGTTGCCCGGAGGTTTCGTGGACGCAGGTGAAACCTGCGAACATGCTGCTGTGCGTGAGATGAAAGAAGAAACCGGGTTGGATGTAGTCTTGACTGGATTACTCAATGTCTACTCTGATCCGAAGCGTGATCCTCGTCAGCACACTATGAGCGTAGTGTATACTGGTGTGCCTCGTGATATCGCCAAGCTTCAGGCGGGCGATGATGCGGGTAAAGTAAAGGTGTTCCCGTTGAACGAGTGGCCGGAATTGGCTTTTGATCACGGCGATATATTGAATGATTTTATGATGACCTATGGTCGTTTGAACGCAAAATAA
- a CDS encoding hybrid sensor histidine kinase/response regulator: protein MAVSDEPLAPRILIVEDSKVVYRELKRCIESQLGYDVDVVSSYADADAYLKQNSRNIFLSIVDLYLPDATEGEIVDLFCARMVPTIVFTSDFSEETRKRMMSKDIIDYVVKDARAVENVIDYVKRLSRNRDIKVLVVDDSGSFRFHLSSLLHKQMFQVADVVDAEGALAEIEKNDEYTVVITDYQLPGMDGVALTRKLRELHSKAEMIVIAISTAGDPSLAARFFKTGVNDFLSKPFEAEEFYSRVNHNVDVLETIRALKDADKVKNQFLGMAAHDLRSPINGIHGLSEMLLEDMCGPINEEQREMISYIHSANKHMNSLVNDLLDISVIESGNLKLLKGEAALADMLAERCRIHSLAASRKSTSIGSTVEEVPNFAFDYRRMGQVMDNLLTNAIKFSPHNSKIEVTLGMEDGHAKVCVCDNGQGIPPGEEELLFQNFKKTSVKPTAGESSTGLGLPIVKKIVEAHGGRVWVESVYGQGSSFCFTLPLD, encoded by the coding sequence GTGGCAGTATCGGATGAGCCTTTGGCTCCACGAATTCTCATTGTCGAAGACAGCAAAGTTGTCTATCGAGAGCTCAAGCGTTGCATCGAAAGTCAGCTTGGCTATGATGTTGATGTTGTCTCTTCATACGCTGATGCTGATGCATATCTGAAGCAGAATAGCCGTAATATATTTCTCTCCATAGTCGATCTCTACCTCCCTGACGCAACAGAAGGGGAAATAGTAGATCTTTTCTGTGCTCGCATGGTTCCTACCATCGTGTTTACATCCGATTTTTCCGAGGAAACTCGTAAGCGAATGATGTCCAAGGACATCATCGACTATGTGGTCAAGGACGCTCGTGCTGTCGAGAATGTTATTGATTATGTTAAGCGCCTATCCCGAAACAGGGATATCAAAGTGCTGGTGGTGGACGACTCCGGTTCCTTCCGTTTTCATCTCTCATCGCTTCTTCATAAGCAGATGTTTCAGGTAGCTGATGTCGTCGATGCCGAAGGTGCATTGGCGGAGATCGAGAAGAATGATGAATATACTGTGGTAATCACGGATTACCAGTTACCTGGGATGGACGGTGTGGCTTTGACCAGGAAGTTGAGAGAACTTCATAGCAAGGCCGAGATGATTGTTATTGCGATCTCAACAGCTGGGGACCCTTCTCTTGCTGCCCGTTTTTTCAAGACAGGCGTGAATGACTTCCTGTCGAAGCCTTTTGAAGCAGAGGAGTTTTATTCGCGAGTGAATCATAATGTTGATGTTCTTGAGACGATCCGTGCTCTCAAGGATGCTGATAAGGTCAAGAATCAGTTTCTAGGGATGGCCGCTCATGATTTGCGTAGCCCCATCAATGGCATTCACGGGCTTTCGGAAATGTTGTTGGAGGATATGTGCGGTCCCATCAACGAAGAACAGCGCGAAATGATCAGCTACATTCATTCAGCTAACAAGCATATGAATTCACTTGTTAATGATCTGCTTGATATTTCAGTTATTGAGTCCGGTAATCTCAAGCTGCTCAAGGGAGAAGCCGCTCTGGCCGATATGTTGGCTGAACGATGCCGTATTCATTCTCTCGCCGCCTCACGTAAGTCCACCTCCATTGGTTCTACAGTGGAAGAGGTTCCGAATTTTGCCTTTGACTATCGTCGGATGGGACAGGTCATGGACAATTTGTTGACCAATGCCATTAAGTTCTCACCTCATAATTCGAAGATCGAAGTGACCCTCGGGATGGAAGACGGGCATGCCAAGGTCTGCGTATGCGACAATGGTCAGGGAATCCCTCCGGGTGAGGAAGAATTGCTTTTTCAGAATTTTAAGAAGACCAGCGTGAAACCAACTGCTGGTGAGTCGAGCACCGGATTGGGGCTGCCTATCGTCAAGAAGATCGTTGAAGCCCATGGCGGTCGTGTCTGGGTTGAGAGCGTCTACGGTCAAGGCTCATCATTTTGTTTTACCCTGCCTCTTGATTGA
- a CDS encoding L-threonylcarbamoyladenylate synthase, with the protein MHDLIKAMNDGEAVVYPTETLYALGCDATSEAACQKIIDIKGRPGSKPLPMIVGGIDMLKLVTQEQPSMLSELAKSFWPGPLSILVKALPELPSVLSDEEGYTSVRWSGHPFAAELSRRMKKPIVATSANLSGKPPVALPEDLDSDLLEQVGATYLDPPWPKGGKPSTVVRVKSFNRLEVIREGAVTVKMLCDKGFSVTLAK; encoded by the coding sequence TTGCACGACTTGATCAAAGCAATGAACGACGGTGAAGCCGTCGTCTACCCGACCGAAACCCTGTACGCCCTCGGTTGCGATGCGACCAGCGAGGCCGCTTGTCAGAAGATTATCGACATAAAAGGAAGACCGGGGTCAAAACCGCTTCCCATGATTGTCGGTGGAATAGACATGCTGAAGCTGGTCACACAAGAGCAGCCTTCCATGTTGTCCGAGCTGGCCAAATCCTTTTGGCCCGGCCCCCTCTCCATACTGGTGAAAGCTCTTCCCGAACTGCCTTCTGTTTTATCTGATGAGGAAGGCTACACCTCTGTACGTTGGAGCGGGCATCCCTTTGCGGCAGAACTGTCCCGTCGTATGAAAAAGCCTATCGTTGCAACAAGCGCCAATTTGAGCGGCAAACCTCCGGTAGCTTTGCCTGAGGATCTGGATTCTGACTTGCTTGAGCAGGTGGGAGCGACCTACTTGGATCCGCCGTGGCCCAAGGGTGGCAAGCCTTCCACGGTAGTTCGTGTCAAAAGCTTCAATCGTCTGGAAGTCATCCGTGAAGGGGCCGTTACCGTGAAAATGCTCTGCGACAAGGGCTTTTCCGTAACTCTCGCCAAATAG
- a CDS encoding TrmH family RNA methyltransferase, producing the protein MSRTITEKRKKKIDAVLDQRQKDLSLVMDNIWDPHNVSAVLRSCDAFGVSDVHLYYTTSQWPDLGKKSSASAKKWIRRTRHIDPAAMVDQLKAGGGQILRTGFSATARPVHDFDFTKPTSIILSNEHNGTAPEIAELVTDEIYIPMFGMVQSFNVSVAAAIILYEASTQRQRAGMYDQPSFSEEELAQLRAEWYER; encoded by the coding sequence ATGTCACGCACCATTACAGAAAAAAGAAAAAAGAAAATCGATGCCGTTTTGGATCAGAGGCAGAAAGACCTTTCTCTGGTCATGGATAACATTTGGGATCCGCACAACGTTTCGGCTGTTTTGCGCAGTTGTGATGCGTTCGGAGTATCCGATGTTCATCTTTATTACACCACTTCACAGTGGCCGGATCTAGGCAAGAAGAGTTCCGCCTCTGCAAAGAAATGGATTCGCCGAACCCGTCACATTGATCCTGCTGCCATGGTCGATCAGTTGAAAGCGGGAGGTGGGCAGATCCTTCGGACCGGTTTTTCCGCGACCGCACGACCTGTTCATGATTTCGATTTCACCAAGCCCACATCCATTATCTTGAGCAACGAGCACAACGGCACTGCGCCGGAAATAGCCGAGTTGGTGACGGATGAAATTTATATCCCCATGTTCGGCATGGTGCAGAGCTTCAATGTGTCCGTTGCCGCGGCAATCATTCTCTACGAAGCTTCCACACAGCGGCAGCGTGCTGGTATGTATGACCAGCCTTCTTTCAGCGAAGAAGAGTTGGCGCAACTTCGTGCAGAGTGGTACGAACGATAA